The Takifugu flavidus isolate HTHZ2018 chromosome 17, ASM371156v2, whole genome shotgun sequence genome contains a region encoding:
- the galnt11 gene encoding polypeptide N-acetylgalactosaminyltransferase 11 isoform X2 — translation MGMIFNEADQQLRDSGYHRHAFNLLISTRLGPHRDLPDTRDPQCRDRFYPRDLPPASVVICFFNEALSALLRTVHSVLDRTPPFLLHEIILVDDYSDLEELKGDLDRYVQAELQGKVQVLRNQRREGLIRGRMIGAAHASGQVLVFLDSHCEVNQMWLEPLLASIHEDRRTVVCPVIDIISADTLSYSPSPIVRGGFNWGLHFKWDPVPPSELKSPKGPVDPIRSPTMAGGLFAINRKYFNEMGQYDAGMDIWGGENLEISFRIWMCGGQLLIIPCSRVGHIFRKRRPYGSPGGQDTMAHNSLRLAHVWMDEYKEQYLSMRPELRERDYGDISDRVALRKRLQCRSFRWYLDNVYPEMQTVSNGNKHPPLFINKDLKRPKVLQRGRLHNRATNRCLVAQGRASQKGGAVVLRPCDPQDPEQEWAYDEEGQLVLAGLLCLDVSEVRTFDPPRLMKCHGSGGSQQWSMGKSDRLYQVSVGQCLSVTQPVGPKGYVAMAICDASPQQKWQLMG, via the exons ATGG GGATGATCTTTAACGAGGCGGACCAGCAGCTGAGGGACTCTGGTTACCATCGACACGCCTTTAACCTCCTCATCTCCACCAGACTGGGCCCCCACCGGGACCTGCCCGACACCAGAGACCCTCA GTGCCGGGACCGGTTCTACCCTCGGGATCTCCCTCCGGCCAGTGTGGTGATCTGCTTTTTCAACGAGGCCTTGTCAGCTCTGCTCCGGACGGTCCACAGCGTCCTGGACCGCACGCCGCCGTTCCTGCTGCACGAGATCATCCTGGTGGACGACTACAGTGACCTCG aggagctgaagggaGACCTGGACCGCTACGTCCAGGCCGAGCTTCAGGGGAAAGTCCAAGTtctgaggaaccagaggagggaaggaCTCATCAGGGGACGCATGATCGGAGCGGCGCACGCCTCAG GCCAGGTGCTGGTCTTCCTGGACAGCCACTGTGAGGTGAACCAGATGTGGCTGGAACCGCTGTTGGCCTCCATCCACGAGGACCGCCGCACGGTCGTCTGCCCCGTCATCGACATCATCTCGGCCGACACGCTGTCctactccccctcccccatcgtCAGGGGCGGCTTCAACTGGGGCCTGCACTTTAAGTGGGACCCTGTTCCCCCCTCAGAGCTCAAGAGCCCGAAGGGACCCGTCGACCCAATAAG atctCCCACTATGGCTGGGGGCTTGTTTGCTATCAACAGGAAGTATTTTAATGAGATGGGCCAGTACGACGCTGGCATGGACATCTGGGGCGGAGAAAACCTGGAGATCTCCTTCAGG ATCTGGATGTGTGGCGGCCAGCTCCTCATCATCCCATGCTCCAGAGTCGGCCACATcttcaggaagaggaggccgTATGGCTCCCCGGGGGGGCAGGACACCATGGCCCACAATTCCTTGCGGCTGGCGCATGTCTGGATGGACGAGTACAAG GAGCAGTATCTGTCCATGCGTCCGGAGCTGCGCGAGAGGGACTACGGTGACATCAGCGACCGCGTGGCGCTGAGGAAGCGGCTACAGTGTCGCTCCTTTCGCTGGTACCTCGACAACGTCTACCCAGAAATGCAGACCGTCTCCAACGGCAACAAGCATCCGCCACTTttcatcaacaaggacctcaaaCGTCCCAAAGTCCTGCAGAGAGGACGG CTCCACAACAGAGCCACCAACCGTTGTCTGGTCGCCCAAGGTCGAGCCAGCCAGAAGGGCGGAGCTGTGGTCCTACGACCTTGTGACCCCCAAGATCCTGAACAG gagtggGCCTACGATGAGGagggtcagctggttctggCGGGCCTGTTGTGTCTGGACGTATCGGAGGTTCGGACCTTTGACCCTCCCAGACTGATGAAGTGTCACGGGTCGGGGGGGTCACAGCAGTGGAGCATGGGG AAGTCGGACCGCCTCTATCAGGTGTCCGTGGGTCAGTGTCTCTCGGTCACGCAGCCCGTTGGGCCCAAGGGTTACGTTGCCATGGCGATATGCGACGCTTCGCCGCAGCAGAAGTGGCAGCTGATGGGTTGA
- the galnt11 gene encoding polypeptide N-acetylgalactosaminyltransferase 11 isoform X1, with protein MASVTLRYFCYGCLVTSATWSILLFLYFSKGADPGHNRTPVRHSRPLAQNQENPRAAHKASNKRSDLSAEMGMIFNEADQQLRDSGYHRHAFNLLISTRLGPHRDLPDTRDPQCRDRFYPRDLPPASVVICFFNEALSALLRTVHSVLDRTPPFLLHEIILVDDYSDLEELKGDLDRYVQAELQGKVQVLRNQRREGLIRGRMIGAAHASGQVLVFLDSHCEVNQMWLEPLLASIHEDRRTVVCPVIDIISADTLSYSPSPIVRGGFNWGLHFKWDPVPPSELKSPKGPVDPIRSPTMAGGLFAINRKYFNEMGQYDAGMDIWGGENLEISFRIWMCGGQLLIIPCSRVGHIFRKRRPYGSPGGQDTMAHNSLRLAHVWMDEYKEQYLSMRPELRERDYGDISDRVALRKRLQCRSFRWYLDNVYPEMQTVSNGNKHPPLFINKDLKRPKVLQRGRLHNRATNRCLVAQGRASQKGGAVVLRPCDPQDPEQEWAYDEEGQLVLAGLLCLDVSEVRTFDPPRLMKCHGSGGSQQWSMGKSDRLYQVSVGQCLSVTQPVGPKGYVAMAICDASPQQKWQLMG; from the exons ATGGCCAGTGTGACGCTCAGGTACTTCTGCTATGGCTGCCTTGTTACCTCTGCAACTTggtccatcctcctcttcctctacttcTCCAAGGGAGCAGATCCTGGCCACAACCGGACCCCCGTGCGCCACAGCCGCCCGCTCGCACAGAACCAGGAGAATCCGAGGGCGGCGCACAAAGCGTCCAATAAGAGATCCGATCTTTCAGCAGAGATGG GGATGATCTTTAACGAGGCGGACCAGCAGCTGAGGGACTCTGGTTACCATCGACACGCCTTTAACCTCCTCATCTCCACCAGACTGGGCCCCCACCGGGACCTGCCCGACACCAGAGACCCTCA GTGCCGGGACCGGTTCTACCCTCGGGATCTCCCTCCGGCCAGTGTGGTGATCTGCTTTTTCAACGAGGCCTTGTCAGCTCTGCTCCGGACGGTCCACAGCGTCCTGGACCGCACGCCGCCGTTCCTGCTGCACGAGATCATCCTGGTGGACGACTACAGTGACCTCG aggagctgaagggaGACCTGGACCGCTACGTCCAGGCCGAGCTTCAGGGGAAAGTCCAAGTtctgaggaaccagaggagggaaggaCTCATCAGGGGACGCATGATCGGAGCGGCGCACGCCTCAG GCCAGGTGCTGGTCTTCCTGGACAGCCACTGTGAGGTGAACCAGATGTGGCTGGAACCGCTGTTGGCCTCCATCCACGAGGACCGCCGCACGGTCGTCTGCCCCGTCATCGACATCATCTCGGCCGACACGCTGTCctactccccctcccccatcgtCAGGGGCGGCTTCAACTGGGGCCTGCACTTTAAGTGGGACCCTGTTCCCCCCTCAGAGCTCAAGAGCCCGAAGGGACCCGTCGACCCAATAAG atctCCCACTATGGCTGGGGGCTTGTTTGCTATCAACAGGAAGTATTTTAATGAGATGGGCCAGTACGACGCTGGCATGGACATCTGGGGCGGAGAAAACCTGGAGATCTCCTTCAGG ATCTGGATGTGTGGCGGCCAGCTCCTCATCATCCCATGCTCCAGAGTCGGCCACATcttcaggaagaggaggccgTATGGCTCCCCGGGGGGGCAGGACACCATGGCCCACAATTCCTTGCGGCTGGCGCATGTCTGGATGGACGAGTACAAG GAGCAGTATCTGTCCATGCGTCCGGAGCTGCGCGAGAGGGACTACGGTGACATCAGCGACCGCGTGGCGCTGAGGAAGCGGCTACAGTGTCGCTCCTTTCGCTGGTACCTCGACAACGTCTACCCAGAAATGCAGACCGTCTCCAACGGCAACAAGCATCCGCCACTTttcatcaacaaggacctcaaaCGTCCCAAAGTCCTGCAGAGAGGACGG CTCCACAACAGAGCCACCAACCGTTGTCTGGTCGCCCAAGGTCGAGCCAGCCAGAAGGGCGGAGCTGTGGTCCTACGACCTTGTGACCCCCAAGATCCTGAACAG gagtggGCCTACGATGAGGagggtcagctggttctggCGGGCCTGTTGTGTCTGGACGTATCGGAGGTTCGGACCTTTGACCCTCCCAGACTGATGAAGTGTCACGGGTCGGGGGGGTCACAGCAGTGGAGCATGGGG AAGTCGGACCGCCTCTATCAGGTGTCCGTGGGTCAGTGTCTCTCGGTCACGCAGCCCGTTGGGCCCAAGGGTTACGTTGCCATGGCGATATGCGACGCTTCGCCGCAGCAGAAGTGGCAGCTGATGGGTTGA